In one Trichlorobacter lovleyi SZ genomic region, the following are encoded:
- a CDS encoding ATP-binding protein: protein MLKRNIRRQVLVPLSLTFIILTISFIYTSYRIRMDDYERGIAHRYKRVQHILKSLIGDRTRFMTSSIAFIAEQQQFQDAMRSKDRQALLQLGHPILKRLFSQQQITHFYFYDPNGAIILRVYDPQDTSASPMRHTRQQAMVRGETVSGLELGRNGTFTLRVVYPWKVHGKLIGYIELGQEYDHILQELRAVTLIDFTVALDKKQLDRESWEHGMKLLGRPADWNLLQDRVLSDQTVTLPPTAIAALLETGKGEEKQTQQIKIKNRTYGARSFPLQDIVQKEVGRFILITDLTDSIASFRLFITQILAFSLLVCAGLFTYSYRLLGQVDQHLRENREQLNRELEQRAETNRQLEAEVDERQRAEANLVTLNEQLEQRVLDRTTQLNQLNRHLETSRSELEEACRNLQSQQATILQQDRMACIGQLAASVAHDINNPIGFVYGNLEVLKNYWGKLATFLAEQDTLLASLLSPEQLRHTAERRQALKVDYVLNEFNAVLDESLEGAERVNRIVLNLKGFSRLDEKEARLADIHDCLESTLNIVRNELRYKADIKREYGDIPRLVCYPQQLNQVFMNLLINASQAIENWGEITIRTWTDRKNVFVAIGDTGCGIPAQNLQRLFEPFFTTKGSGVGTGLGLSIAYEIIKKHHGEITVTSRPGSGTVFTLRLPLEQAAQGEESHV, encoded by the coding sequence ATGCTGAAACGCAATATCAGGAGGCAGGTACTGGTTCCACTGTCACTTACCTTCATCATCCTCACCATCTCGTTTATCTACACCAGCTACCGAATCAGGATGGATGATTATGAGCGGGGGATCGCGCACCGTTATAAGCGGGTCCAACATATCCTGAAAAGTCTGATTGGCGACCGGACACGTTTCATGACCTCCTCAATCGCCTTCATCGCTGAGCAGCAGCAGTTCCAGGATGCCATGCGCAGCAAAGACCGCCAGGCACTCCTGCAGCTCGGTCATCCCATACTCAAACGGCTCTTCAGCCAGCAGCAGATCACCCATTTCTATTTTTATGACCCAAACGGGGCGATTATCCTGCGGGTCTATGACCCGCAGGACACCAGCGCCTCTCCGATGCGACATACCCGTCAGCAGGCAATGGTGCGGGGTGAAACCGTTTCCGGACTTGAACTGGGCCGGAACGGCACCTTCACCCTGCGGGTTGTGTATCCCTGGAAAGTGCATGGTAAACTGATCGGCTATATCGAATTGGGCCAGGAGTATGACCACATCCTGCAGGAATTACGAGCGGTCACCCTGATTGATTTTACCGTGGCTCTGGACAAAAAGCAGCTTGACCGTGAGTCCTGGGAACACGGCATGAAGCTGCTGGGACGTCCTGCAGACTGGAATCTTCTTCAAGATCGGGTCTTGAGTGATCAGACGGTCACCCTCCCACCCACTGCTATTGCAGCGCTGCTTGAAACGGGCAAAGGGGAAGAGAAACAAACACAGCAGATCAAGATCAAAAATAGAACCTACGGGGCACGTTCGTTTCCGTTGCAGGACATCGTTCAAAAAGAGGTCGGCCGGTTTATCCTGATCACCGACCTGACCGACAGCATAGCCTCATTTCGCCTCTTCATAACACAGATCCTTGCCTTCAGCCTGTTGGTATGCGCCGGATTGTTCACCTACTCCTACCGTTTGCTGGGCCAGGTGGATCAACACCTCAGAGAAAACCGGGAACAGCTTAACCGGGAGCTGGAGCAGCGGGCTGAGACCAACAGACAACTTGAGGCGGAGGTTGACGAGCGGCAGCGGGCCGAGGCGAATCTGGTCACCCTGAACGAGCAGCTTGAGCAACGGGTGCTGGACCGGACGACGCAGTTGAATCAGCTGAACCGGCACCTTGAGACCAGCCGCAGCGAACTGGAGGAGGCCTGCAGAAACCTCCAGTCGCAGCAGGCAACCATCCTGCAGCAGGACCGGATGGCCTGCATCGGACAACTGGCAGCCAGCGTGGCCCATGACATCAACAATCCGATCGGCTTCGTCTATGGCAACCTGGAGGTCCTGAAAAACTACTGGGGCAAGCTTGCAACCTTTCTGGCCGAGCAGGACACGCTGCTGGCATCCTTGCTGTCTCCCGAACAGCTGCGCCATACAGCAGAGCGTCGCCAGGCCCTGAAGGTGGATTACGTACTGAATGAGTTTAATGCCGTGCTTGATGAATCACTTGAAGGAGCGGAACGGGTCAACCGGATTGTGCTGAACCTGAAAGGGTTTTCACGTCTTGACGAGAAGGAGGCCCGTCTGGCCGATATTCACGACTGCCTGGAAAGCACACTGAATATCGTGCGGAATGAACTGCGCTACAAGGCCGATATCAAAAGGGAGTACGGGGATATCCCCCGCCTGGTCTGTTATCCCCAGCAACTGAATCAGGTCTTTATGAATCTGCTGATCAACGCCTCACAGGCCATTGAAAACTGGGGCGAGATCACCATCCGTACCTGGACGGACCGGAAGAATGTCTTTGTCGCCATAGGTGACACCGGCTGTGGTATTCCCGCCCAGAACCTTCAGCGCCTGTTTGAGCCGTTTTTTACCACCAAGGGATCCGGTGTAGGGACCGGTCTCGGCTTATCAATCGCCTACGAGATCATCAAGAAACATCACGGCGAAATAACGGTAACAAGCCGGCCGGGCAGCGGGACAGTGTTTACCCTGCGACTGCCGCTGGAACAAGCCGCCCAAGGGGAGGAAAGCCATGTCTGA
- a CDS encoding response regulator, which yields MSEPIRILCVDDEVNILNVIRRQLCDLDVELHPALSAEEGLRFLMHTQPVQVVISDYRLPGMNGIDFLKKVATEWPAVTGILLSGFADLEVVQDALEQGRLLAVLHKPWKAEELQKLISEAAGRSAKRTLSEVEPS from the coding sequence ATGTCTGAGCCGATCCGCATTCTCTGTGTGGATGACGAGGTCAACATCCTGAATGTCATCCGCAGACAGCTGTGCGACCTGGATGTGGAGCTGCATCCGGCTTTATCAGCAGAAGAAGGATTACGGTTTTTGATGCATACGCAACCGGTACAGGTGGTCATTTCCGATTACCGCCTGCCGGGCATGAACGGGATCGATTTTCTGAAAAAAGTTGCCACGGAATGGCCTGCTGTAACCGGGATCCTGTTATCCGGCTTTGCAGACCTTGAAGTGGTGCAGGACGCACTGGAACAGGGCAGACTGCTGGCCGTGCTGCACAAACCGTGGAAGGCAGAGGAGCTGCAAAAGCTGATTTCCGAAGCTGCCGGGAGGTCGGCCAAACGAACGTTGAGCGAGGTGGAACCATCATGA
- a CDS encoding sigma-54-dependent transcriptional regulator produces the protein MTPQKCRVLYVDDEPAYGRLFSRGMEDDDRFSIITATSGEEALRILQDCPVQIVLTDLLMPRMDGLHLLEEIKRCWPAIFVLMLTGVDSADKAVKAMKAGAYDYILKPLDIAMVRLQLGKILQHRQLLQDTLPPAGDDYRFENMVGKDPIMFKLFEKIQQVAQSEATVLICGESGTGKELIAEAIHARSRRCDKPFVRVNCAALTESLISSALFGHEKGAFTGAATQKTGFFEYASKGTIFLDEIGDIPVQTQVALLRVLEMGSFQRVGGTETINVDVRVICATNQDMSAAVKEKTFREDLYYRINVVSLAAPALRERKSDIPLLAHFFLELYQRKSAKTISGFSGPALTRLCNYHWPGNVRQLANSIERAVIFCQGRQILPEHLPDELHNESEHDFSLTLHDSSLASVEESLIRTVLEEKHWHLSHAAEALGIARGTLYSKMERYHIQKDS, from the coding sequence ATGACCCCCCAAAAATGCCGAGTCCTGTATGTTGATGACGAACCGGCCTATGGACGGCTCTTTTCCCGCGGGATGGAAGACGATGACCGCTTCAGCATTATTACTGCAACCAGTGGCGAAGAGGCCTTGCGCATCCTGCAGGACTGTCCCGTCCAGATCGTCTTGACCGACCTGTTGATGCCGCGCATGGATGGCCTGCATCTGCTGGAAGAGATCAAGCGCTGCTGGCCCGCCATCTTTGTCCTGATGTTGACCGGCGTTGACTCCGCCGACAAGGCGGTGAAGGCGATGAAGGCAGGTGCCTACGATTACATCCTGAAGCCGCTTGATATCGCCATGGTACGGCTGCAACTGGGAAAAATCCTGCAGCACCGCCAACTGCTGCAGGACACCCTGCCGCCTGCCGGTGACGACTACCGCTTTGAAAACATGGTCGGTAAGGATCCGATCATGTTTAAGCTCTTTGAAAAGATCCAACAGGTGGCCCAAAGCGAAGCAACGGTCTTGATCTGCGGTGAAAGCGGCACCGGCAAGGAACTGATTGCCGAGGCGATCCACGCCAGAAGCCGGCGCTGCGACAAACCATTCGTGCGGGTCAACTGCGCTGCATTGACCGAATCCCTGATCAGCAGCGCCCTGTTCGGCCATGAAAAAGGTGCCTTTACCGGTGCAGCGACACAAAAAACCGGTTTTTTTGAATACGCCTCCAAGGGGACCATCTTCCTGGATGAGATCGGGGATATTCCGGTTCAGACACAGGTGGCGCTGTTGCGGGTGCTTGAGATGGGCAGCTTTCAACGGGTGGGCGGCACAGAGACGATCAATGTGGATGTCAGGGTAATCTGTGCCACCAATCAGGATATGTCAGCGGCGGTCAAGGAAAAAACGTTTCGCGAAGACCTGTACTACCGGATCAATGTTGTCTCGCTGGCAGCTCCGGCGCTCAGAGAGCGTAAATCGGACATCCCGCTGCTGGCACATTTCTTTCTTGAACTGTATCAGCGCAAATCAGCCAAAACGATTTCCGGCTTCAGCGGGCCTGCCCTGACCCGGTTGTGTAACTATCACTGGCCCGGCAATGTGCGTCAACTGGCAAACAGTATTGAACGGGCGGTTATTTTCTGCCAGGGCCGTCAGATTCTGCCGGAGCATCTGCCGGACGAACTGCACAACGAGTCGGAACATGATTTTTCACTGACGCTGCATGACAGCTCACTGGCCTCGGTTGAGGAATCCTTGATCCGGACCGTGCTTGAAGAAAAGCACTGGCACCTCAGCCACGCTGCCGAGGCCCTTGGCATTGCCCGCGGCACACTCTACAGCAAGATGGAACGCTACCATATTCAAAAGGATTCCTGA
- a CDS encoding OmcA/MtrC family decaheme c-type cytochrome, protein MQIRFLKSLLVMAAAASLFSGCSGSGGGGGTPSNPTATVVDASTLTTTEWAGLSLQGEIIGTPTINSPPVVKFRITDANGNPLKGLGFTSQSATATVPSYPNLAFYLSKLVPGTNGSPSKWVSYLVTTVPTYKSATDKTIVPVTATRPTSDAQGTLLDNGDGTYQYTFYRDITKVKDVVAGLTLTAPNSAADLGDLTYNPNLTHRLVIQVYGAARGTGRNTADGSTSPTAAVNVAKAVNLVYDFIPATGKAVTNANTQRDITLTAKCNECHDQIGTTTPHGGRIDTRTCVLCHNDQRKFGRTNVASVNGVFATAANGYLLDGETQGDFPVFIHKIHAGNSKALTKSGVGYNYADSAEFQYRLKKYPQTVLNCTKCHENSAAAPQGDNWKTAPSRLACGSCHDGINFATGVGHIAQSSDANCKTCHDPGTAIDHVAAHKAKVTSNQDATLRTMSAQILGVTVAADGKVTANFRVTDNGVAVTSLTKFTRPTFILDKLVKGTDGTLRWVGYTNQYNTKLYNGSAIAPVLQTKGESYSTSVTPNDRNYGTLVANTDGTFSYTFKLNGAEPEGDIRNVNHAHNVGTPAGSIYNSNTGNAEWLFANPLYYPAGKITYEPTKTHRVAMTFSKAYVAPETAPATGAPGVNAWYDFVPAGGAVTETRDIVKMNDCAKCHANQKLHAAFDIQVCVTCHDPSKDPGTGESVALEYMIHKLHMGKNLPSVLAGGKYVVNVNHDYSTAAFPGIIKNCQSCHVETGNANGANWRTNPTASACGTCHDSTNTLAGHINVAQFANNCASCHGSGAAKDTRVVHQ, encoded by the coding sequence ATGCAGATCAGGTTTTTAAAAAGTTTACTGGTAATGGCGGCAGCTGCATCCCTGTTTAGCGGATGTAGCGGATCAGGCGGAGGTGGCGGCACCCCTTCCAATCCCACCGCGACGGTAGTTGACGCCTCCACCTTAACCACGACAGAATGGGCCGGTCTTTCTCTGCAGGGAGAGATTATCGGTACGCCAACCATCAACAGTCCGCCGGTTGTCAAGTTCAGGATCACCGACGCCAACGGCAACCCGCTGAAGGGACTCGGATTTACGTCCCAAAGCGCCACTGCCACCGTACCCAGCTATCCCAACCTGGCCTTCTATCTGTCTAAACTGGTTCCCGGCACCAACGGCAGTCCCAGCAAATGGGTCAGCTATCTCGTCACCACCGTGCCGACCTACAAAAGTGCCACCGACAAGACAATTGTACCGGTCACCGCCACCCGCCCCACCAGCGACGCCCAGGGTACGCTGCTGGACAATGGTGACGGTACCTATCAGTACACCTTCTACCGCGATATCACCAAGGTCAAGGACGTGGTTGCCGGGCTTACCCTGACCGCTCCGAACTCTGCCGCAGACCTGGGCGACCTGACCTATAACCCGAACCTGACCCACCGCCTGGTAATTCAGGTGTATGGCGCAGCACGCGGCACCGGCAGAAACACCGCCGACGGCAGCACCTCGCCGACTGCCGCCGTCAACGTGGCCAAAGCAGTCAACCTCGTCTACGACTTTATTCCTGCAACCGGCAAGGCTGTGACCAACGCCAACACCCAGCGCGATATTACCTTGACCGCCAAGTGCAACGAGTGCCACGATCAGATCGGCACCACCACCCCCCACGGCGGCCGGATTGATACCCGAACCTGCGTACTCTGTCACAATGACCAGCGTAAGTTCGGCCGCACCAATGTGGCCTCGGTTAACGGTGTCTTTGCCACTGCAGCAAACGGTTATCTGCTTGACGGTGAAACCCAGGGCGACTTCCCGGTCTTTATTCACAAGATCCATGCCGGCAACTCAAAGGCGCTCACCAAATCGGGAGTCGGCTATAACTACGCCGATTCCGCAGAGTTCCAATACAGATTAAAGAAGTATCCCCAGACCGTCCTGAACTGCACCAAGTGCCACGAAAATTCGGCTGCTGCTCCCCAGGGGGACAACTGGAAGACCGCCCCGAGCCGTCTGGCCTGCGGTTCCTGTCATGACGGCATCAACTTCGCCACCGGTGTTGGCCACATTGCCCAGAGCAGTGATGCAAACTGCAAAACCTGCCATGATCCGGGAACAGCTATTGACCACGTGGCAGCCCACAAGGCAAAAGTCACCTCAAATCAGGATGCAACCCTGCGCACCATGAGTGCACAGATTCTCGGCGTGACGGTTGCCGCAGACGGCAAGGTGACCGCGAACTTCAGGGTCACCGATAACGGTGTTGCCGTTACCTCACTGACGAAATTCACCAGACCAACCTTCATTCTTGACAAACTGGTCAAGGGAACGGACGGAACACTGAGATGGGTCGGTTATACCAACCAGTACAACACCAAACTCTACAACGGTTCTGCCATTGCGCCGGTACTACAGACCAAAGGTGAATCCTACAGCACCTCCGTAACGCCGAATGACCGCAACTACGGCACGCTGGTCGCCAATACCGACGGCACCTTCAGCTACACCTTTAAACTGAACGGCGCTGAACCGGAAGGCGATATCAGGAACGTCAACCACGCCCACAACGTTGGTACACCGGCCGGTTCCATCTACAACAGCAATACCGGTAACGCCGAGTGGCTCTTTGCAAATCCGCTCTACTATCCCGCCGGAAAGATCACCTATGAGCCAACCAAGACCCATCGTGTGGCAATGACCTTCAGCAAGGCCTATGTCGCCCCCGAGACCGCACCGGCAACCGGCGCACCCGGCGTTAACGCCTGGTATGACTTTGTACCGGCCGGTGGCGCGGTAACGGAAACCCGCGATATCGTCAAGATGAATGATTGCGCCAAGTGCCATGCCAATCAAAAACTGCATGCCGCCTTTGACATTCAGGTATGTGTAACCTGCCATGATCCGAGTAAGGATCCGGGCACGGGCGAGTCGGTTGCACTTGAGTACATGATTCACAAGCTGCATATGGGCAAAAACCTGCCCAGCGTGCTGGCAGGCGGGAAATACGTGGTCAACGTCAACCATGATTACAGCACGGCAGCCTTCCCCGGCATCATTAAAAACTGCCAGTCCTGCCACGTTGAAACCGGCAACGCAAACGGTGCCAACTGGCGGACCAACCCGACTGCCAGTGCCTGTGGAACCTGCCATGACAGCACCAATACGCTGGCCGGCCATATCAATGTTGCACAATTTGCCAACAACTGCGCTTCCTGCCACGGCAGCGGCGCAGCGAAAGACACCCGGGTAGTACATCAGTAG
- a CDS encoding ExeA family protein, producing the protein MYCTYFGLKERPFTLTPNPDFIFLGKAHQEAFAHLLYGIDQKAGFIALTGEVGAGKTTVIRTLLTRLTPETHATALILNPMLSSLGLLKTINREFGISDSGEEPAELVETLNQFLLQQKAAHKTVVLVIDEAQDMEPVVLEQVRLLSNLETATEKLIQIILVGQPELETLLSRSELRQLNQRITVRYHLTPMDAADTRDYIAHRLRVAGGPPEMIRFSTGAVQTIHRFAGGLPRLVNAVADRCLLIGYTAESRQIEAVQARQAICEVAPAEGRRTRRRTRILAAAVAALLLGVAVLAGMVATRPAPAPPAATPAPQQTATSLTRLLQRLDEGRSNLEAYQTILKAWNIAPSATVLPIGSLERSLKQAGLDIFRYTGNLGGLARIGYPAILELSLPNSQKRYLVFGGLTKELALVATEAGSLAGVSTAALEQVWTGRALIPWKNMLGLPVPVPYTTNNSQRELLARLLVSAGAWPPNQPVITEGAVREALKTFQQSQGLEAAGVAGGQTLLLLNRQTPDFKVPVLKKAERTDP; encoded by the coding sequence ATGTACTGCACCTACTTCGGACTCAAAGAACGCCCCTTTACCCTTACCCCGAACCCGGATTTTATCTTTCTGGGCAAGGCCCATCAGGAGGCATTTGCCCATCTGCTCTACGGCATTGACCAAAAAGCCGGTTTTATCGCGTTAACCGGTGAAGTGGGAGCAGGCAAAACCACGGTCATCCGCACCCTGCTGACCCGGCTTACCCCTGAAACCCACGCCACAGCCCTGATCCTGAATCCGATGCTCTCTTCGCTCGGCCTCTTAAAGACGATCAACCGGGAATTCGGTATCTCGGATAGCGGTGAAGAGCCGGCTGAGCTGGTGGAAACACTGAACCAGTTTTTGCTGCAGCAGAAAGCGGCACACAAGACGGTGGTACTGGTTATTGATGAGGCCCAGGATATGGAGCCGGTGGTGCTGGAACAGGTCCGTCTGCTGTCGAACCTTGAGACCGCCACGGAGAAGCTGATCCAGATCATCCTGGTCGGCCAGCCGGAACTGGAAACGCTCCTGTCCCGCTCCGAACTTCGCCAGCTGAATCAACGGATTACCGTGCGCTATCATCTGACCCCCATGGATGCAGCAGATACACGCGACTACATCGCCCACCGCCTGAGGGTGGCCGGCGGCCCCCCTGAGATGATACGCTTCAGCACCGGCGCGGTGCAGACGATTCACCGCTTTGCCGGTGGACTGCCCCGCCTGGTGAATGCTGTTGCCGACCGCTGCCTCCTGATCGGCTATACTGCAGAGAGCCGCCAGATTGAAGCCGTCCAGGCCCGTCAGGCGATCTGCGAAGTGGCACCGGCCGAGGGGCGGCGCACCCGGCGGCGCACCCGGATTCTGGCTGCGGCCGTTGCCGCCCTCTTGCTGGGTGTTGCTGTGCTGGCCGGCATGGTTGCTACCCGTCCGGCTCCTGCCCCCCCGGCAGCAACACCAGCCCCGCAACAGACCGCTACATCGTTAACCCGGCTGCTGCAACGACTTGATGAAGGCCGCAGCAATCTGGAGGCCTATCAGACCATTCTGAAGGCCTGGAATATCGCGCCGTCAGCAACGGTGCTCCCTATCGGCTCCCTTGAGCGGTCACTCAAACAGGCCGGCCTTGACATCTTTCGCTACACAGGAAATCTGGGGGGACTGGCGCGGATCGGCTATCCCGCGATCCTGGAACTGTCCCTGCCAAACAGCCAGAAGCGCTATCTGGTGTTTGGGGGTCTAACCAAAGAACTGGCTCTGGTTGCCACTGAGGCAGGCAGCTTGGCAGGGGTCTCGACCGCCGCGCTTGAACAGGTTTGGACCGGTCGTGCGCTGATCCCTTGGAAAAACATGTTGGGACTGCCGGTGCCGGTCCCGTACACGACCAACAACAGCCAGCGCGAGCTACTGGCACGCCTGCTGGTCTCGGCCGGGGCCTGGCCGCCAAACCAGCCGGTCATTACGGAGGGAGCGGTACGGGAAGCGCTTAAGACCTTTCAACAATCTCAAGGCCTTGAAGCAGCCGGAGTTGCCGGTGGACAGACTCTGCTGCTCCTGAACCGCCAGACACCTGACTTCAAGGTTCCAGTCCTGAAGAAAGCGGAGAGAACCGATCCATGA
- a CDS encoding HD domain-containing protein: protein MLAVEELLKRYCSPKTVEILMIHGRMVAGKALSACAVVNADSETRRLVIEAAYLHDIGVCKVNAPDIACHGAEPYIRHGVLGRELLDAEGLPLHALICERHTGVGLTINDITSQNLPLPQRDMTPETLAERIICYADLFFSKNPDRLEKEKSVEKIRKNLAKFGDDKVAIFEAWQREFDAG, encoded by the coding sequence ATGTTAGCGGTTGAAGAGTTGTTGAAACGCTATTGCAGTCCCAAAACAGTGGAGATCCTGATGATCCATGGCAGGATGGTGGCTGGTAAAGCACTTTCTGCCTGTGCTGTAGTTAATGCGGACTCAGAAACACGCCGACTGGTCATAGAGGCTGCCTATCTGCATGATATCGGTGTCTGCAAGGTGAATGCACCGGATATTGCCTGCCATGGTGCGGAACCGTATATTCGCCACGGCGTGTTGGGTAGAGAGCTGCTTGATGCAGAGGGGTTGCCGCTGCATGCCCTGATCTGTGAACGACATACCGGGGTGGGGCTTACGATTAACGATATAACCAGCCAGAATCTGCCGCTGCCGCAGCGGGATATGACCCCGGAAACTCTGGCAGAGCGGATCATCTGTTATGCTGACCTGTTTTTTTCAAAGAATCCGGATCGGCTTGAAAAAGAAAAGTCAGTGGAAAAGATCAGAAAAAATCTTGCAAAATTTGGTGACGACAAGGTTGCTATTTTTGAAGCCTGGCAGCGGGAGTTTGATGCCGGCTAG
- a CDS encoding mechanosensitive ion channel family protein encodes MATSAAQQLNQGMLSLVDLNFILVNKLVVLLVVILFFTTVTVVRRVQGRPLSSLAPTALKLSLMGLVLLYFEATLTGYPNYRQILARIQSVIVLICLAKLLIYVLVDMVLSLRRHGDVPMLLRDAIRLAVYLAAGIASLRLVFQVDLSAVITTTTVLTAAIAFAMQTTLSNAFYGFTVQIDSLMARGSWISIPEKNLFGEIVNVGFRYITLRTLDNNLVLVPNTVVVQSVVTTHGSPQEAARERAALTLTIGLPYELPPEQAKELLLQVLHEDTLVLDEPEPAVRLQSMNDSSIVYLLKFWLADPGQRNLALSELQIKAWYAVHRAGWSFPFPHRQLVTAPLKESFPNQRDQILTGVRQSHLFDVLTADEVAHFADSAAMRTFAPGEAAVRQGDAGSSLFFVLRGEMTVEVDGIEVARLGQGRMFGEMSLLTGEPRKATVRALTEVILAELSKTAIAELMDSNDKLMERLGEALTRHTASNQEQQERQVESGVGERSPVDYLKRLRDFFGKG; translated from the coding sequence ATGGCAACGTCAGCAGCACAACAGCTTAATCAGGGGATGCTTTCACTGGTGGATCTGAATTTTATTCTGGTCAACAAGCTGGTCGTGCTGCTGGTGGTGATCCTGTTCTTTACTACGGTCACGGTGGTGCGTCGGGTACAGGGCAGGCCGCTTTCCTCTCTGGCCCCAACCGCGCTTAAGCTCTCTCTGATGGGACTGGTGCTGCTCTATTTTGAGGCCACTCTGACCGGGTATCCCAACTATCGCCAGATTCTGGCTCGTATTCAGAGTGTGATCGTACTGATCTGTCTGGCCAAACTGTTGATTTACGTGCTGGTGGATATGGTTCTCAGCCTCCGGCGGCATGGTGATGTGCCGATGCTGCTGAGGGATGCTATCCGTCTGGCAGTCTATCTGGCGGCAGGAATTGCATCGCTGCGGCTGGTGTTTCAGGTGGATCTGTCTGCGGTTATCACCACCACCACGGTGTTGACTGCTGCCATCGCCTTTGCCATGCAGACCACACTTTCCAATGCTTTTTACGGTTTTACAGTCCAGATTGACTCCTTAATGGCACGGGGAAGTTGGATATCCATTCCTGAAAAGAACCTGTTTGGTGAGATCGTCAATGTCGGCTTCCGCTACATCACCCTGCGTACCCTGGATAACAATCTGGTGCTGGTGCCCAATACCGTGGTGGTCCAGAGCGTGGTCACCACACACGGTTCTCCTCAGGAGGCTGCCCGGGAACGGGCTGCACTGACCCTGACCATTGGGCTGCCCTATGAACTGCCTCCTGAACAGGCTAAGGAACTACTGTTGCAGGTTTTACATGAAGATACACTTGTGCTTGATGAGCCGGAACCAGCAGTCCGGCTCCAGAGTATGAATGACAGCAGTATTGTTTATCTGCTTAAATTCTGGCTGGCAGATCCGGGACAGCGTAATCTGGCTCTGTCTGAACTCCAGATCAAGGCCTGGTATGCGGTCCACCGTGCCGGTTGGAGCTTTCCCTTTCCCCATCGTCAACTGGTTACTGCTCCCCTTAAAGAATCATTTCCCAATCAGCGGGATCAGATTCTGACAGGTGTGCGTCAATCCCATCTGTTTGATGTACTGACTGCTGATGAAGTAGCCCATTTTGCGGATAGTGCAGCGATGCGTACCTTTGCGCCTGGTGAGGCTGCGGTCAGGCAGGGGGATGCAGGCAGTTCTCTGTTCTTTGTGCTGCGTGGCGAGATGACGGTTGAGGTTGACGGAATCGAAGTTGCACGTCTGGGGCAGGGCAGGATGTTCGGTGAGATGTCACTCTTGACTGGTGAGCCTCGTAAGGCAACGGTGCGGGCTCTCACCGAGGTAATTCTGGCTGAACTTTCCAAGACAGCCATAGCTGAGCTGATGGATAGTAACGATAAACTGATGGAGCGGTTGGGTGAAGCGTTAACACGGCACACAGCCAGCAACCAAGAACAGCAGGAACGGCAGGTTGAGTCGGGCGTAGGTGAGCGTAGCCCGGTTGATTACCTGAAGCGTCTACGGGATTTCTTTGGAAAGGGGTAG
- a CDS encoding dihydroorotate dehydrogenase: MKPAMSVEIGSLKLRNPVMTASGTFGYGEEFSQYVDLEKIGAFVTKGLSLKPRAGNPTPRIVETPGGMLNAIGLQNVGIDAFIQKKVPFLRSVNTPAIANFFGYTPDEYAELASRLDAIPEVAALEVNISCPNVKQGGIVFGTDPGCAASVVAACRAATQKTLIVKLSPNVTDIVEMAQACEGAGADALSVINTLTGMAIDLERRRPVLANVTGGLSGPAIKPVALRMVWQVARAVKVPVIGIGGIMSATDALEFILAGATAVQVGTASFVNPAAAQEIAEGMEQWLAERGIADISSLIGALEG, from the coding sequence ATGAAACCTGCCATGTCTGTTGAGATCGGCAGCCTCAAGCTGCGTAACCCGGTCATGACCGCCTCCGGCACTTTTGGCTATGGTGAGGAGTTCAGTCAGTATGTTGATCTGGAAAAGATCGGTGCCTTTGTTACCAAGGGACTGTCCCTCAAGCCCCGCGCCGGTAACCCGACCCCGCGGATTGTGGAGACTCCGGGCGGTATGTTGAACGCCATCGGTCTGCAGAACGTGGGGATTGATGCCTTTATCCAGAAAAAGGTGCCGTTCCTGCGTTCCGTGAATACGCCAGCCATTGCCAACTTTTTTGGATATACCCCGGATGAGTATGCCGAACTGGCTAGCCGTCTGGATGCGATTCCCGAGGTTGCTGCCCTTGAGGTAAATATCTCATGCCCCAATGTCAAACAGGGCGGGATCGTGTTCGGCACTGATCCGGGCTGCGCTGCCAGTGTGGTTGCGGCCTGTCGCGCTGCCACGCAAAAGACCCTGATTGTCAAGCTCTCTCCCAATGTGACCGATATTGTAGAAATGGCCCAGGCCTGTGAAGGGGCCGGGGCCGATGCCCTGTCGGTAATTAATACCCTGACCGGTATGGCAATTGATCTGGAACGTCGCAGACCGGTGCTGGCCAATGTAACCGGTGGTCTGTCCGGTCCAGCCATCAAACCGGTTGCCCTGCGAATGGTCTGGCAGGTGGCTAGGGCGGTCAAGGTGCCGGTGATCGGTATCGGTGGAATCATGTCGGCAACCGATGCCCTTGAGTTCATTCTGGCCGGTGCAACCGCAGTGCAGGTGGGTACTGCCAGCTTTGTGAACCCTGCTGCAGCTCAGGAGATTGCTGAAGGGATGGAACAGTGGCTGGCTGAGCGGGGCATTGCCGACATTAGCAGTCTGATCGGCGCACTGGAGGGGTAG